The Carassius carassius chromosome 31, fCarCar2.1, whole genome shotgun sequence genome includes a region encoding these proteins:
- the LOC132111467 gene encoding phytanoyl-CoA hydroxylase-interacting protein-like isoform X1, which yields MLLPIHVQQCGGGEDAVSTKTTRKRKRGIKATEHHTQPTWFSKPKLKNYFQRHPHASADMEAHGVASPVRPREGMTKNVSLESLQLCERDGKAEDPGVVGMELPVARNIKISNITCDSFKICWEMDPHTTEKITHYFIDLNKKENKNSNKFKHKDVPTKLVAKAVPLPMTVRGHWFLSPRTEYTVAVQIASKQTDGDYSVSEWSDIVEFCTADYSSVHLTQLLQKAEVIAGRMLKFSVFYRNQNEDYFQHCRDVLGSQMMPSVKDNSGSHGSPLSGKLEGIFFSCNTEFNTGQPPQDSPYGRFRFQIPAEVLFTHDTRLYFGDFYCMYTAYHYVILVLAPRGSRGDLYCRDRLPELDVTNNRFLTRVSGEDGRVVFQHAQDVILELIYTEPVQLAQGTVSQISGHQLMSLSTVNAKKDPSCKTCNISVGR from the exons ATGCTTCTGCCCATCCATGTCCAACAGTGTGGTGGTGGTGAAGACGCAGTTTCCACCAAAACGACAAGGAAAAGAAAGAGAGGAATCAAGGCGACAGAGCACCATACACAGCCTACTTGGTTTTCCAAGCCGAAGCTTAAGAATTATTTCCAAAGACATCCACACGCCTCTGCAGACATGGAGGCACACGGGGTCGCGAGCCCGGTAAGACCGCGTGAGGGCATGACCAAGAACGTGAGCCTGGAGTCGCTCCAGCTGTGCGAGAGAGACG GTAAGGCTGAGGATCCTGGAGTGGTAGGAATGGAATTACCTGTTGCTCGCAACATCAAGATCAGTAACATCACATGTGACTCCTTTAAGATCTGCTGGGAAATGGACCCTCATACCACAGAGAAGATCACACATTACTTCATTGATCTTAACAAGAAGGAGAACAAAAACTCCAACAAATTCAAACACAAG GATGTGCCTACAAAGCTTGTTGCTAAGGCAGTCCCGTTGCCCATGACAGTGCGAGGCCATTGGTTCCTGAGTCCACGGACAGAATACACAGTTGCCGTGCAAATAGCATCCAAACAGACGGATGGAGACTACTCTGTATCAGAATGGAGTGACATTGTTGAATTTTGTACAGCAG ATTATTCCTCAGTGCATTTGACACAGCTGTTGCAGAAGGCTGAAGTCATTGCTGGCAGGATGCTCAAGTTCTCCGTCTTTTACCGAAATCAGAATGAGGATTACTTCCAACACTGcag gGATGTTCTTGGCAGTCAAATGATGCCCTCGGTAAAGGATAACAGCGGTAGTCATGGTTCACCTCTCAGCGGTAAACTGGAGGGGATCTTCTTCAGCTGCAACACTGAGTTTAACACAGGTCAGCCGCCACAGGATTCCCCCTACGGCCGCTTCCGCTTCCAGATACCCGCCGAGGTTCTGTTCACCCATGACACTCGCCTCTACTTCGGGGACTTCTACTGCATGTACACTGCCTATCATTATGTTATCCTCGTCCTGGCTCCTCGAGGCTCGCGTGGAGACCTTTACTGTAGAGATCGCCTGCCAGAGCTGGATGTCACAAACAACCGCTTTCTCACACGTGTAAGCGGGGAGGATGGGCGGGTGGTGTTTCAGCATGCGCAGGATGTGATTCTGGAGCTGATTTATACTGAGCCTGTGCAGCTGGCCCAGGGGACTGTTTCTCAGATCAGCGGCCACCAGTTGATGAGCTTGTCAACTGTCAATGCTAAGAAAGACCCCAGCTGCAAGACCTGCAACATCAGCGTTGGGCGCTAA
- the LOC132111467 gene encoding phytanoyl-CoA hydroxylase-interacting protein-like isoform X2: MELPVARNIKISNITCDSFKICWEMDPHTTEKITHYFIDLNKKENKNSNKFKHKDVPTKLVAKAVPLPMTVRGHWFLSPRTEYTVAVQIASKQTDGDYSVSEWSDIVEFCTADYSSVHLTQLLQKAEVIAGRMLKFSVFYRNQNEDYFQHCRDVLGSQMMPSVKDNSGSHGSPLSGKLEGIFFSCNTEFNTGQPPQDSPYGRFRFQIPAEVLFTHDTRLYFGDFYCMYTAYHYVILVLAPRGSRGDLYCRDRLPELDVTNNRFLTRVSGEDGRVVFQHAQDVILELIYTEPVQLAQGTVSQISGHQLMSLSTVNAKKDPSCKTCNISVGR, from the exons ATGGAATTACCTGTTGCTCGCAACATCAAGATCAGTAACATCACATGTGACTCCTTTAAGATCTGCTGGGAAATGGACCCTCATACCACAGAGAAGATCACACATTACTTCATTGATCTTAACAAGAAGGAGAACAAAAACTCCAACAAATTCAAACACAAG GATGTGCCTACAAAGCTTGTTGCTAAGGCAGTCCCGTTGCCCATGACAGTGCGAGGCCATTGGTTCCTGAGTCCACGGACAGAATACACAGTTGCCGTGCAAATAGCATCCAAACAGACGGATGGAGACTACTCTGTATCAGAATGGAGTGACATTGTTGAATTTTGTACAGCAG ATTATTCCTCAGTGCATTTGACACAGCTGTTGCAGAAGGCTGAAGTCATTGCTGGCAGGATGCTCAAGTTCTCCGTCTTTTACCGAAATCAGAATGAGGATTACTTCCAACACTGcag gGATGTTCTTGGCAGTCAAATGATGCCCTCGGTAAAGGATAACAGCGGTAGTCATGGTTCACCTCTCAGCGGTAAACTGGAGGGGATCTTCTTCAGCTGCAACACTGAGTTTAACACAGGTCAGCCGCCACAGGATTCCCCCTACGGCCGCTTCCGCTTCCAGATACCCGCCGAGGTTCTGTTCACCCATGACACTCGCCTCTACTTCGGGGACTTCTACTGCATGTACACTGCCTATCATTATGTTATCCTCGTCCTGGCTCCTCGAGGCTCGCGTGGAGACCTTTACTGTAGAGATCGCCTGCCAGAGCTGGATGTCACAAACAACCGCTTTCTCACACGTGTAAGCGGGGAGGATGGGCGGGTGGTGTTTCAGCATGCGCAGGATGTGATTCTGGAGCTGATTTATACTGAGCCTGTGCAGCTGGCCCAGGGGACTGTTTCTCAGATCAGCGGCCACCAGTTGATGAGCTTGTCAACTGTCAATGCTAAGAAAGACCCCAGCTGCAAGACCTGCAACATCAGCGTTGGGCGCTAA